In Methanocaldococcus sp. FS406-22, the genomic stretch CTGTTGCTGTGAAAGTTGAGGGGAATCCAGTGATATATGGTTCTATATTGAGGATTAATAGAATTTATAGAAAAGATGTGGAGAGTGCTATAACATCTCTACCAATGAGTATAATGTATGGAGAAATGGACTTTAAAATAAAAATTGCCTATATATTCAACGATGAAATTTTAGATAATTCAGAATACACAATAAAAGATTTTGAAAGGGCCGGGTGGGGAATTGTAAGGATTGGTTCAAGAGAATCTGTCGTTTCTGTTGAGGATGTTGTTACTGGAAAGAGTGAGATTAAAGAAGGGAATGAAGTTGAGACTGAATATTCATTTGAATTCAAAAATATATCTGATTATGATGGGAGAAGTTTGTTACAGGCAGTAGTTGATTGGAGAGAGGAGCTAACAAACTACACCAACGCAAAGAAGATGATTATTGTTTATCCGTTTGGTAGAGTTAAGGTTTTTGGAGATTTGAGATTTATTGATGCTAATGGAGAGGTGATTCTATTATGATTCCCATAGATGGATTTACAAAAGATATTCTAATGCATGGATTATCTCGAATAATAGTCGAAGATGTTGATGAGATTGATAACTCCACTTTGGCAGAGATTTTTAAAAATTATGTTGATAGTTTCAAAGAAAAACTCAAAAATGCAGGTTCAAGTAAGCTATCAAGAAATGATAAAGAATCTTATACAAAAACTTATCAAAAATGGTTTAACATAAATCCACCAGAGGAATACGTATCTTTAATGCTTGATATTATTGAGAAAACCATAAATCTCTTAGAAGACAATAAAATCGATGCAAAAAAATCTTTAGAAACTATAAATGTGGGAAAAAACTCTGTTAATTTTGGAATTCCATATAATGAAAGCTATGCAATTCTACCAGCAATCATAAAACAAGTGGAATATTATGAATTTCTAAGTGAGTTTTTAACACCAACAACTGGAAAAAAATCGATGATAAACCTTGACCCTATTTGGTTTAGCATATTAGCCGTTGGATTTTTAACATGCTTTGCTGGATACTATGGAGGGAAATATTATTTAATGCTAAAAAATGATATTGAAAGGTATTATTTGGCAATAAAATGTGGCTTGGAAGAGGAAAAATATGAGTTGTTAGACATTTTAGAGGATTTAGAGATATTAACAGATATAAATATTCAAAGAAGATTTTCACTCGAGGTAGAGGAGGTTTATGAGCTATTATTATCAATGGAGCTTGCAAAGAAAAAAGCTTCTGGTAGGATATTTCCTATAACCCTATATGTTATTGAACTTAGTGGTAATGTATATCTTGCAAAAAATGTCATTGAACTTGATTTAAGAAATAGCTTGGAGTTTATGAAAAAATATATTGACAGAATTAAAAACTATTTCATGTTTGATACATCAGATGCAAAAGCTCCTCTTGAAGAACTATTAAATTTGGCATTGAGTGAGCTTAAAAATCCAGTAAATGAAGATAATGAAAATCTTGCATATATCATGGTTAAAGATTTGTATAGAGCAATAAATTCTGGTAAAGTTGAGATTTTAGAAAATACTCTCTATTTATTGCTTAGAAAGGGACATTCTATTATGTCATCAAAAAGTAAAAGCAAATCAAAACTAAACTTAGAAAAAATCTTCAAAAACTTTGCTAAGGAGGGGAATGTCATCTCCATACTGGAGGGAATGTTATGATTAAATACTATGACTCAATCCTTAAAAGACTTGGAGAAATAAAGGGGTTTCAACCAAAAAGAAGACCATTGATTGAAAGGATTTTAGAGGATATTAAAAACTCTGAAAAGCCTTTCTTTATTGTAAAAGCTCCAACTGGTTATGGAAAAACCACTATAAGTTACACTTTAGCTTTATACTCCCTTTATAATGCAGATAGGTTTGATAAGGTAATACATATCTTACCAATGCGTTCAATAGTTGAAGATTTATCAATGTCTGCAAAAGAACTTTTTGATTTTTCAAGGGCAAAGATGATGGGAGTTAGTGAGGAAGTTTTTCATCTCTTTCCTTTAAACTTTACAACAATCGACACATTTATATGGGATGTTTTAAAGTTAAATACTAAAAAATTTAGCAGAATAAAGGATAGGAAAGAATTTGGGTATGATTTCTTTACTCAGGCATCGATACTAAACTCAATGCTCATCTTTGATGAAGCACATTTTATCTTGGAGGATGACAAGTTAAAGAGCATATTTCTCTGTGTTTTGAGATTTTTACTTGAAAATGATGTTCCTATTTTAATACTAACTGCAACACTTTCAAAGGGTTATGAGGAACTTTTTAAAAGATATGCAATACCAAAAAAGTATGACTTTAGAGTTTATGAGCTATCTGATGAAAATGAAAAATCTTCAAAATTCCACATATTTGTGGAGGATAAAGAATTTTTAGAAAGAGAGAGGAAGAAAGATTTTAAAATCTCCGTATATGATGAAAATTCTGTGGAAGATTATTTAAAATATGTTGAAGAAGGTAAAAGAAATATCATTGTTGTCAATAGTCCAAAGAAATGTATAAAAATCTACGATATGGCTTTAGAAGATGGTAGATTTGAAAATATATCTATAATTCATGGAAAGATGACATACAACCATAGAAAGAGGATTGTTGAAAAAATTAGAAAGATGAAAAATGAAAAAGAGTTTTTAATAATCTCAACTCAAGTTATTGAGGCTGGAGTGGATATTTCATCAGATTTGATGGTAACAGAAATTGCTCCACCAAATTCATTAATTCAGAGGTTTGGTAGAGTAGCAAGATATGATGAAAAAGAAGGAAAAATAGTCATTTTAAAATCAGAAGGAAAGCCATACAGCAAAGAAAAGATTGAAAAAACTTGGAAATATCTTAAAAGTCATATAGATATTCATCCAAGAATCTTTAAAACTTACCAAGAATGGATAGATGAAGTTCATGGAAAAAGATTAAGTGATGCTGAAGCTAAAATTGGGAAGTATAAAAAAATAACAAACACACTAATTGAAAAACTAAGGGATTTCAGAACAAGGAGTTTTGAAATACATGAAATAATCACTGAACATATTTCCAAAGGAAATGCATTTTTAAGAGATTTTTTAATACCTGTCGAAGTTGAAAATGATGTAGTTTTAGTCAGTCCAAGGGAGTTGTTTAAACTCTATGAATTGGAAAAAGTTGAAGTTATTAGAATAAAAAAGCTTGAAAATAATATTATAGAGGAAAAATTAGAAATTAAAAATGAAGATGAAGCATTTAAAATAGCAATAGATATTGCTTGTGGGGAGCATATAATAATTAAACTATTAGATGGATATAACAAAGAAAGGGGGCTTGTATTATGACATGCTATGCTTTCTTTGATAGGGAGGGGAAAGGATTAGAGACAATGGAAGAACATATTGAAAAAGGCTTGGAAGTTATAGATTTTTACATTAAAAGGAATTATCATAAAAAACTTGCCAAGTGTTTGGGGGTTGATAATAAAGTGGGAAAAATTACATTGGAAACATCTTATGTGTTGCATGATAGTGCTAAAGGACTAGAATATTATCAAGATAAAAAAACATTTCGTGGGCATGAGTTTTATTCTGCATACATTGCCTATAATTCAATAGATACAATCACAGGAGATGAAAAGAAAGATAATGAGATTAAGAAAACTATAGCTTGTGCAATTGCATTACATCATCATACTATGGTGAATAGATTCAAACCTATAACAAGCTCTCCAAAATTAGAGATGTGTGAAGAGGGTATTGAAGTTATTCAAAAATATTCTCCAATTGATGTTAATATCCCTTCTGAAATTCCAAGTGATGTTATACATAGCATCACAGAACTCTTTAAAGATAGTGATAGGATTTTTAGAGGGGTTTATTTAATTTTAGTTCCTTTAATGGTTGCAGATAACGTCTCGGCAATTTTAAATAGAGGGAATAACAATGAAAATTTGGGAGTTTTGGGTAGAGAGGTTATAGAGATTTACAACATCTATAAAAAATATCTTGGAGATAACTATGCTATACATAATAACTTTAGGATTTGATGAAAAATTTGCCATTAGGTTTTTACTTAGGCATGGAATTAAAAGAGAAGATAAAGTCCTCATAATTCTGCCAGATGATTTAAATAACAATCAAAAAGTTCAGAATGCATTAAACAATATACTTTCTCTTTTAGATAATCTTGTTAAAAAAGAAAACATTTCTATACTTGAGGTTAATGTAAAGGA encodes the following:
- the cas5a gene encoding type I-A CRISPR-associated protein Cas5a, encoding MPYFLIIEAKPSGILALRSSPQSKMRSAFRYPTLTSLIGAISYPLFHVKGLRREVIDGDRCSVEMLKNLFKTVAVKVEGNPVIYGSILRINRIYRKDVESAITSLPMSIMYGEMDFKIKIAYIFNDEILDNSEYTIKDFERAGWGIVRIGSRESVVSVEDVVTGKSEIKEGNEVETEYSFEFKNISDYDGRSLLQAVVDWREELTNYTNAKKMIIVYPFGRVKVFGDLRFIDANGEVILL
- the cas8a2 gene encoding type I-A CRISPR-associated protein Cas8a2/Csx9; its protein translation is MIPIDGFTKDILMHGLSRIIVEDVDEIDNSTLAEIFKNYVDSFKEKLKNAGSSKLSRNDKESYTKTYQKWFNINPPEEYVSLMLDIIEKTINLLEDNKIDAKKSLETINVGKNSVNFGIPYNESYAILPAIIKQVEYYEFLSEFLTPTTGKKSMINLDPIWFSILAVGFLTCFAGYYGGKYYLMLKNDIERYYLAIKCGLEEEKYELLDILEDLEILTDINIQRRFSLEVEEVYELLLSMELAKKKASGRIFPITLYVIELSGNVYLAKNVIELDLRNSLEFMKKYIDRIKNYFMFDTSDAKAPLEELLNLALSELKNPVNEDNENLAYIMVKDLYRAINSGKVEILENTLYLLLRKGHSIMSSKSKSKSKLNLEKIFKNFAKEGNVISILEGML
- the cas3 gene encoding CRISPR-associated helicase Cas3', whose translation is MIKYYDSILKRLGEIKGFQPKRRPLIERILEDIKNSEKPFFIVKAPTGYGKTTISYTLALYSLYNADRFDKVIHILPMRSIVEDLSMSAKELFDFSRAKMMGVSEEVFHLFPLNFTTIDTFIWDVLKLNTKKFSRIKDRKEFGYDFFTQASILNSMLIFDEAHFILEDDKLKSIFLCVLRFLLENDVPILILTATLSKGYEELFKRYAIPKKYDFRVYELSDENEKSSKFHIFVEDKEFLERERKKDFKISVYDENSVEDYLKYVEEGKRNIIVVNSPKKCIKIYDMALEDGRFENISIIHGKMTYNHRKRIVEKIRKMKNEKEFLIISTQVIEAGVDISSDLMVTEIAPPNSLIQRFGRVARYDEKEGKIVILKSEGKPYSKEKIEKTWKYLKSHIDIHPRIFKTYQEWIDEVHGKRLSDAEAKIGKYKKITNTLIEKLRDFRTRSFEIHEIITEHISKGNAFLRDFLIPVEVENDVVLVSPRELFKLYELEKVEVIRIKKLENNIIEEKLEIKNEDEAFKIAIDIACGEHIIIKLLDGYNKERGLVL
- a CDS encoding CRISPR-associated endonuclease Cas3'', with protein sequence MTCYAFFDREGKGLETMEEHIEKGLEVIDFYIKRNYHKKLAKCLGVDNKVGKITLETSYVLHDSAKGLEYYQDKKTFRGHEFYSAYIAYNSIDTITGDEKKDNEIKKTIACAIALHHHTMVNRFKPITSSPKLEMCEEGIEVIQKYSPIDVNIPSEIPSDVIHSITELFKDSDRIFRGVYLILVPLMVADNVSAILNRGNNNENLGVLGREVIEIYNIYKKYLGDNYAIHNNFRI